A window from Mya arenaria isolate MELC-2E11 chromosome 9, ASM2691426v1 encodes these proteins:
- the LOC128245994 gene encoding ventricular zone-expressed PH domain-containing protein homolog 1-like: MAFNSQWFQSHSWLHYEKAQSASALSQQDLSVSSLKHCWDALYPEKGNSGYITLVTSSFPSAKDQDALLQELHGDRYFDVFEFNAPRKYWACFMCNHPEKMSELMPDGSPVIAGQLKEKKGRWKFLKRWKTRYFTLSGSQITYSKSDSRKETLPVREIQSVKAVRKGIRDIP; encoded by the exons ATGGCATTCAACTCGCAATGGTTCCAAAGTCACTCGTGGCTTCACTATGAAAAG GCCCAGTCAGCCTCGGCGTTAAGCCAACAGGATTTAAGTGTGAGCAGCCTTAAACATTGCTGGGATGCGCTCTATCCGGAGAAAGGAAACAGTGGCTATATCACACTTGTCACCTCATCCTTCCCATCAGCAAAG GACCAGGATGCCTTGCTTCAGGAGCTCCATGGTGACCGATACTTTGATGTGTTCGAGTTTAACGCCCCTCGCAAGTACTGGGCCTGCTTCATGTGTAACCACCCGGAGAAAATGTCTGAGCTAATGCCTGATGGAAGTCCAGTCATTGCT GGTCAGTTGAAGGAGAAGAAAGGGCGCTGGAAGTTTCTGAAGCGGTGGAAGACCCGATACTTTACTCTCTCCGGCAGCCAGATAACCTACAGCAAAAGTGATTCG AGAAAAGAAACGTTACCAGTGCGAGAAATACAGAGTGTGAAAGCTGTTCGCAAAGGCATTCGTGATATTCCCTAA